GGATGTGCTCGGTGCCGATGTAGTTGTGACCGAGCTGCAGCGCCTCGCGCAGGCTCAGCTCCAGGACCTTCTTGGCGCGCGGCGTGAAGGGAATGTGACCGGACGGCGCCTGCTGGCCCTGGCCGATGATTTCCTCGACCTGGCTGCGGACACCCTCCAGCGAGATCCCCAGCGACTCCAGCGACTTGGCCGCCACGCCCTCACCCTCGTGGATCAAGCCCAACAGGATGTGCTCAGTGCCGATGTAGTTGTGGTTGAGCATCCGGGCCTCTTCTTGGGCCAGGACGACCACCCTGCGGGCACGATCGGTAAAACGTTCGAACATTGGTGGTTACCTGCTCTCCTCACCATGGGTACTCCGTGTCGCCAAGACTCTGTCGGCACAGGGGCCGACACCGCGTACCTGCCGTCCACTCTAATGGTCGGCCCGCCAGGGTTCATAACCTCACGGTGCGCAGCGGCGCCGAAGCACAAGACACTAACGCGGCAAAGCCCCGGTGTGTTTCCCGAGCGCAGCAAAGATCCGTTCGCCGCAAGCGAAAAGCAAGAAATCCGGCGCCCGAGCTGACATGAGCCCGGGCGCCGGCAAATGCTGGATCAGACGACGACCGCGACCAGAGTCAGGCCGAACAAAAGCCCTTCGCCTTCGATCGACTTAGGTCGCTCGCGATGACTTAGGTCGCGGCGTGGAACGCATCGATCACGTCGGCGGGGATCCGGCCGCGAGTCGATACGTTGTGCCCATTGCGACGCGCCCACTCGCGGATCGCGGCGCTTTGCTCGCGGTCGATCGCGCCACGGCCCCGGCCGGAACCCGCACGTCCGCGCCGCCTGCCACCAACGCGCCGCCCAGCGGCCACCCACCCCTTCAAATCATTACGCAGTTTCGCCGCATTCTTACTGGAAAGGTCGATCTCATAGGTCACCCCGTCAAGCCCGAATTCGACCGTTTCGTCGGCGGCGCCGGCACCGTCGAAATCATCGACCAAGGTGACCGTCACTTTCTTCGCCATTGGCTTACCCTCACGTTCTTCCTGATTGGTTACAGATTCCACTTTGGATAGATTCCCCCGGGCACCAATCTGCCATATCAAGGGCGAATACTCAATCCGACACAACTGGTCTTGTTCAGTTTGAGTGGGGACGAACAATCGGGAACAAAACTGTCTCCCTAATTGACAGGCCGGTCAAGCACATCAACAACCGGTCGATTCCCATTCCAGTTCCGGTGCATGGCGGCATACCGAACTCCAGTGCCGCAAGAAAATCCTCGTCCAGTTTCATCGCCTCGTCATCACCGGCAGCCGCGGCCCGCGCCTGATCGGCAAATCTTTCGCGCTGGATGACCGGGTCGGTCAATTCCGAGTATCCGGTGGCCAGTTCGACTCCGTGCAGGTAGAGATCCCACTTCTCGGTTACTCCGGCAATACTGCGGTGCTGGCGGGTCAAAGGGGTGGTTTCGACCGGGAAATCCCTGACAAATGTGGGAGCGGTCAAGCTCCTGCCCACCACATGCTCCCAAAGTTCTTCGACGAGTTTGCCGTGACCAAAGCCACGATCTGCCGGAATCTCCACGCCGAGTTGGTCCGCGATGGCTCGTAAGCGTTTGACTGATGCCTCCGGCGTGATCTCTTCCCCGAGTCCATCTGAAAGCGAGGAATACATCCCAAGAGTTGCCCATTCGCCGTCGATGTTGTATATGGAGCCGTCCGGCATCGGGAGTTCTCGAGTGCCGATCGCCTCGTCGGCAACCTCTTGAATAAGCTCTCTGGTGACGACGGCGGAATCGTCATACGTACCGTAGGTCTGGTAGGTCTCCAGCATGGAAAATTCCGGGGAATGCGTCGAATCGGTTCCTTCGTTTCGGAACACTCGATTTACTTCGAAGACCTTATCAAAACCTCCGACGATGCAGCGCTTGAGGAACAGCTCCGGCGCGATCCGCAGGTAAAGGTCGATGTCGAGCGCATTGGAATGGGTGACGAACGGTCGCGCGGCGGCGCCGCCGGCCAACGTCTGCAACATCGGCGTTTCGACTTCCAGGAACCCGCGACGTTCCAAGGAATTCCTTATCGCACGGATGACCGCGATCCGCTGCCGGGCCACCGAGCGTGCTTGCGGACGCACGATCAGGTCGACGTAACGCTGCCGTACCCGCGCTTCCTCGCTCATCTCCTTGTGCGCGACCGGCAACGGCCGCAGCGCCTTGGCGGCCATCCGCCAGGAATCAGCCAGGACAGACAATTCGCCGCGTCGTGAGCTGATTACGGTGCCGTGGACATAGACGATGTCGCCGAGGTCGACATCGGCCTTCCACGCGTCCAGAGCCTCCTGGCCCACCTTGTCCAGGCTGATCATCGCCTGTAACTGGGTGCCGTCACCGTCCTGGAGCGTCGCGAAGCACAGCTTGCCTGTGTTGCGCGCGAAGACCACCCGGCCGGCGACGCCGACTACGTCACCGGTGGCGGTATCGGTCGGCAGATCAGGGTGCGCGGCGCGAACCTCGGCCAGTGTGTGGGTACGTGCGATGGCTACCGGGTAGGGATCTTGACCCTCGTCCAGCAGGCGAGCTCGCTTGTCCCGCCGGATTCGGAACTGCTCGGGAAGGTCCTCGACAGGAGCTTGATCGGCGGCACTCACGACGTGCCAGCTTAATTCAACTCGTGGCGACGCTCAGCGCGCGGTCTTCAGCCGGCCGCGCTGGGCGTCGCGGTTGCGCTCGAAGACCAGCCGCAGACCGTGCAGCGTCAGGTGTTGGTCGTAGTGCTCCACACTGTGCAGTTCGGGCAATAGCAGCGGCGCGGTGTGTCCGGTAGCCACCACTGCGACGTCGTCGTCTGCAGAGAATCCCTTGACGTCGTCCCGGATCCGGCCGACCAGCCCGTCGACCAGGCCGGCGAACCCGAACACCGCGCCGGCCTGCATGCATTCCACGGTGTTCTTGCCGACCACCGAGCGGGGACGGGACAGCTCGACGCGGCGCAGCGCGGCCGAGCGGGCAGCGGCGGCATCCGAGGACACCTGCACCCCGGGAGCAATGGCACCGCCGAGGAACTCACCTTTGGCCGATACCACGTCCACGCAGATCGAAGATCCGAAATCGACGACGATCGCGGCCTTGCCGAACTTGCTGAACGCCGCCAGACAGTTGACAATCCGGTCGGCACCGACCTCTTTCGGATTGTCGACAAGCAGCGGGATGCCGGTCCGCACCCCGGGCTCGATCAGAACTTGCGGCACCGACGGCCAGTACTGCTCGAGCATGATCCGCACCTCGTGCAGCACCGACGGGACGGTGGACAGTGCCACAGCACCGGTGAGCTGTTCAGAGTCCTCCCCGATCAGCCCGTCGATGGTGAGCGCCAGCTCGTCGGCGGTGACTTCGGGTTCGGTGCGAATCCGCCACTGCTGCAGAACTTTCGCATGGTCCTTGACTCCGGACAACAGACCGACGACGGTGTGGGTGTTGCGGACGTCGATCGCCAGCAACACGATTACCGCACACCGATCCGGGGGTCGAGCAGTTCCTCCACGCCGTCCGGCACGAACGCCGGGTCGTGGCCCAGGTCGATCTGCTTGTTCGCCGCGTCGACAAATACGATCCGCGGCTGGTAGGCGCGCGCCTCGGCGTCCTCCATGGTGCCGTAGGCGATCAGGATCACCAGATCGCCGGGATGAACGAGATGCGCTGCGGCGCCGTTGATTCCGATGATTCCGCTGCCGCGGTCACCGGTGATGGCGTAGGTGACCAGCCGGGCGCCGTTGTCGATGTCCACGATGGTGACCTGCTCGCCCTCGAGCAGGTCGGCGGCATCCATCAGATCCGCGTCGATGGTCACCGATCCGACGTAGTGCAGGTCGGCCTGCGTGACGGTGGCGCGGTGGATCTTCGACTTGAGCATGGTCCGTAACATCAATTCCTCCATTGTGATTGGACGTCCGGCCCATTGGTGCCGGCGAGGTTACCGATTTGGATTGCGACGTTGTCCAGCAGTCGGGTGGTGCCTAGCCGAGCCGCAACCACCAGCCGGCCCGAACCGTCAGTCGGTTCCGGACCCAGCTCGGTGTCGCGCAACTGCAGGTAGTCGACGACCAAGCCGGGGGTGGCATCCAGCACTGCGCGGGCAGCGTCCAGCGCGGCCCGAACACCGTGCGACGCGGCATGCGCCCCTGCCGTCAGGGCCGCCGAAAGCGCCACGGCCGCTTCACGTTGCACGGGGTCGAGGTAGCGGTTGCGCGACGACCGGGCCAGGCCGTCGGCTTCGCGCACCGTCGGCACTCCGACGATCTGCGTGTCGACGTTCAGGTCGGCCACCATCTGCCGGATCAACACCAGTTGCTGATAGTCCTTTTCGCCAAAGAACGCCCGGTCCGGGCGCACGATCTGCAGCAGTTTGAGCACGACGGTCAGCACACCGGCGAAATGCGTTGGACGAATAGCTCCTTCGAGCTCGGCAGCCAGCGGCCCGGGCTGCACGGTAGTGCGCAGGCCGTCGGAATACATTGCCGCCGCAGTCGGGGCGAACACGATCTCCACACCTTCGCCGCGCAGCAGTTCGAGATCGTCGTCCAGGGTGCGGGGATAGGCGTCGAGGTCCTCGTTGGCGCCGAACTGCAACGGATTGACGAAGATCGACACCACCACAACCGAACCGGGCACCCGCTTGGCGGCGCGAACCAGCGCCAGGTGCCCGTCGTGCAGTGCTCCCATGGTGGGTACCAGCATGATTCGGCGCCCGGTGTGCCGCAGCGCACGCGTGACCTCGGTGATCTGCCGCGGTGCGGCATACACGTTGAGCCGGTCCCGCTCGAAGGTCGGGGACTTGGCCGCGCTCATCGGGCCAGCACCTCCACGACGTCCTGCGGGGCGTGGGCACGCTGCGCGGTGCGCAGCGCATTGACCCGATATGCTTGCGCCAGTTGCGGATCCGCCTCTGCCAGCGCCCGCAGATGCCCGGCGACGGCGGCCGCGTCACCACGGGCCACCGGTCCGGTGAGCGCAGCCTGACCGCGTTGCAGGGTGTTCTCCAGCGCGGCCCGGGCCAGTGGTCCGACGATACGTTCGGCGATTCCGCCGGGGTGGTTGTCCACCCGCTGCTGCCCCAGCAATTCGTCGCCGCGTACCGCGGCCCGCAATGCCTCCAATGCGTCTGCCAGCACGGTGACTAGATGATTGGAGGCGTGCGCCAGCGCGGCGTGGTACAGCACGCGCGCCTCCTCGCGCACGCAGAACGGCTCCCCGCCCATCTCCAACACCAGCGACTGGCCGATCGCGTATCCGACTTCGTCGGCGGCGGTGACCCCGAAGCAGGTGTCGGGCAACCGGGCGATGTCCTCGTCGGAACCTGTGAACGTCATCGCCGGGTGGATTGCCAGCGGAACGCAGCCCTGCTCGGTCAGCGGCGCCAGCACGGCGATCCCGTTCGCACCGGAGGTGTGCGCCACGATCGTCCCCGCACGCACTGCGGAGGTAGCGGCCAGACCGGACACCAGGCCGGCGAGTTCGCTGTCGGTAACCGCCAGCAACAGCAGCTCAGCGCCGGTGGCGACGTCGGGCGGTGCTAGCACGGGGGTGTCGGGCAGCCGGCGCGCGGCACGCTGCAGGGACGCCTGCGAGATAGCGCTACAGGCCACCACGACGTGGTCAGCGCGCTCCAGCGCGACCCCTAGCGCGGTGCCCACCCGGCCCGCGGAGATGATCCCCACCTTGAGCCTGGCCGGGCGCAAACCGTCGAACTGCTCCATCGCAGACGACCTCACAGTGATCTTCGTTCGTTCCAGTCCCACTTCTGGGGTACCGGACGGTCATAAAGACTGTAGTCGATGCACCGAACTCAGCGCAGCGTGTCAACCGTCACGCCGGCGACGGCGCCCGCCGCCACCTGGCTGCACCTGCAGCCGCGCCATCAGGTCGGCGACGGTCTGGCCACCGGATTCGGGATCGGTCTGGTCTGGCACGTTGCCCATCTCGTCGGCACTACGATGCCGGGGAGCGGGCGCCGGGGCCAACCGCGGCGGCGCCGGTTCGGGTGCCGGTTGCGCCGGCGGAGGTGGCGGCTCATCGACGCGTGCGCCGGCCTCCGACTCAGCCGGCTGCCCAAAATTGCCGACGCCGTATTGCCGGTATTCCGCCGAGTGCCGGGACCGCGACCGGCGACCTCCGTATTCGGCTGCGGCCTCGCGCGGCGGCGCGGCACCGGGCGGCGGGACATCGGCATTGGGCCGGACATTCATGGCGGTTGGGACGTTGGGTCCCGGCTGAACATTTTCGCCAGGCGCGACGTTGACGGCACCGAACGGCAGCCCGGCTTCCTCCGATTCGGAATGCCGGGCGCGCCGCCTGCGTCCAGACTGCTCCGGCGCATCAGCTGCGTCACCGGGCGCCCAGTGGCTACCGGGCGCTCCGGGCGGCAACCACTGGCCCTCTGCCGCGACCGGCTGCCACGGCGAGGGTTGAGACTGCCCAGCCGCCGGTGGGGGCGGGGGAACAGGCTGCTGCACCGGCGGCGGCCGATGACGCGGCGCGAACGCCGGTTCAGGCTGCGGGAACGACGGCTCCGGCTGTTGGAAAGGCGGTTCGGGCTGTTGGAACGGCGGTTCGGGCGGACGGGGGGGCGCGTACTCGCGCACGGGTGCCGACGGCCGAGGTGGCAACAGCGGCTCTTCCGGCACGTCGATGATCGCCGAATCGTCGGCGCGGGTAGGCCGGTCGTCCCGTCGCACCGCCGTGACCCGGTCGCTGGTGACCCAGTCGGCGGACGGCATCTCTCCGTTCTGAGCGCCGTGCCCCGTTCGATCGGTCAACGCCCGGGCCGATTCGCGGTCCAGTGTCTCCAGCGCCGGACGCTGTTCGAGGTCGGTGTCGAACAGGATCTCCAGGTTGGCGCGCAGCGAGGACAACTCGGCGCGTAGCGCCGCGATCTCATCGGCGGCCTGTGCGTGTATCTCGGCGGCCAACTCGCGGCGCAACTGCGACTCCACGGTCAGCTCGTACTCACGACGCGCCGAGATCTCCCGATCCAGCTGCAGGTCGTAGACGAGTTTCATGTCCCGCGCCCGCGCTTGGTCGGCCTCGGCCTGTCGTCGGTAGAGCACCGACACGAAAGCGCCAGCGACGGCGGCCCACAGCGCCAGGATCACAGCGAGCTTGAGAAGTTCCACGCGATCGGTGAAGACCAGCGCGGAACTCGCCCCGATCGCGAGGACCAGCAACGTCGTCAAGAGCACCCACCCCGGCCTGCGGCCGCCGCGCCGAACCCGGGCGCCGCGGGACAGAACGGTCATGGGCTGACTGTACCCGGACGAGGTCATTCCGCGTGTCGCGCCAGTCCGGCGATTCTCAGGTCGGGTCGCCCACGGTCAACTCTCGGCTCCCTCGCCATGCTCGGGCGGATCCGGCGGCGATTTGCAGCAATGCTGCAGCCACAGCGCGGCGAACACCAACGCCAACGCACTGACCGCGGCCACCACCGCTCCGGACGTATCCTCGGCGACCACCCGCAATGACCTGCGTGGCAAGAAATACACCAGCACCCCGAGCCACCACCCCAGCACCAGCGCCCCCACCCAGGCGGATGCCTTGGCCACAATCAGGCTGCGCGCCACCGCGAGCGGGTGGAGCCGGCCGGCGCCCTCACCGATTTCGCCGTCGTCAATCTTGGTTCGCACAAACCGGCCCCACCGCCATTCGGCCGCTGCGACGACCAACAGCGAAATCCCGGTCCACAACGTGATCGGCGGAAACCATCGGTACAGCACGGTGATCAGCAGGTAACCCAGTACCGCGGCACCGATCGCCACCGCCGTCAGATCGCGCTTGCGGGTCGGTCCCATCAGCGGCTCAGGGTCAGGGAAGTCGGCCGAACGCCAGCCCGGCCGGCGGGTTGCAATCGATACAGCAGCTCGACGACGGGGTGCCGGCCGTCGGCGAGCGTCAGCTCGGCGCCGGGGTCGACATCCAGCCACGGGATCAACACAAAAGCCCGCAGCTGTGCCCGTGGGTGCGGCAGGATCAGGTCGCGCTCGTTGCTGATGATCTCGCCGTCGGCGTCGTAACACGCGATCAGATCCACGTCCAGAGTGCGCGGGCCCCAGTGCACTTCGCGCTCCCGTTGCGCCGCCCGCTCATATTCACCGGCCCGGCGCAGCCAGCCACGGGCGTCGCAGGCCGGGTCGTCGGCGATCAGCACCGCGTTGAGGAACGGGTCCTGCTCGACCCCACCCCACGGGTCTGTTTCGTAGACCTGTGACGACGCCGCGACGGCGTCGCCGAGCCCGGTGATCACCGACTGCAGCCGGGCCAGCCGGTCGCCGAGGTTGGCTCCGATAGACAGCACCACCCTGGTCATCCCGCCACACCCGTCATACGCTCGCCGGAACCACCGAGCCTCGGCCGCCCCGCCGGGAGCGCCGAGTCACCACGGCCACGTCGTCGAAGCCCTGGGAAATGGGCGCCTGCGGCTTGTGCACAGTGACTTCGACGGCGTGCACCCGCTCGTCCTTGATCACCTCGTCGGCGATCTCGGCGCCGACTGTTTCGATCAGGTTGCGCGGGGTGCCGCCGACGACGTCGGCGGCCAATTGGGCCAGCACGCTGTAGTCGTAGGTGTCGGTCAGATCGTCACTCGCCGCGGCTTGTGCCAGGTCGATCCACACGATCACGTCGACGACGAAGTCCTGCCCATTACTTCGCTCGTGTTCGAAAACGCCGTGTCGGCCGCGAACTACCAGACCGCGCAACTCGATTCGATCAGCCATTGGTCGCCGTTCCTTTCCCCCAGGCGCGGATCACCTCGAGCGCGTCCGCCGAGGCGCGCACGTCGTGCACGCGGACCCCCCAAGCGCCGTGCAGCGCCGCCAACGCCGAGATCACCGCCGTCGCCGTGTCACGACCCTCGGGCGGCCGTGGGGTGCCGTCCGGGTCGGCCAGCAACGCACCGAGAAATCGCTTGCGTGAGGCGCCGACGAGCACCGGCACCCCGGTTCCGACCAGCTCGGGCAAGCTGTGCAGCAACGCCCAATTGTGTTGTCCGGTCTTGGCGAAACCCAGCCCCGGGTCGATCACCAGCATGGCCGGATCGACGCCAGCGGCTACCGCGTCGTCGACGCTGGCGAGCAGGTCGGCACGCACCTCGGACACCACATCCCGGTAGGCCGGAACGTGGTGCGGACGCTCTGCCGACACCGGCCGCCAATGCATCAGCACCCATGGCACTTTCGCCTCCGCCAGCAACGGGGCCATCGCCGGGTCGGCGCGGCCGCCGGACACGTCGTTGACAATCCGGGCGCCGCGCTCCAGCGCCTCAGCAGCGACCTTGGCATGCATGGTGTCAAT
The nucleotide sequence above comes from Mycobacterium vicinigordonae. Encoded proteins:
- the lsr2 gene encoding histone-like nucleoid-structuring protein Lsr2 yields the protein MAKKVTVTLVDDFDGAGAADETVEFGLDGVTYEIDLSSKNAAKLRNDLKGWVAAGRRVGGRRRGRAGSGRGRGAIDREQSAAIREWARRNGHNVSTRGRIPADVIDAFHAAT
- the lysS gene encoding lysine--tRNA ligase; this translates as MSAADQAPVEDLPEQFRIRRDKRARLLDEGQDPYPVAIARTHTLAEVRAAHPDLPTDTATGDVVGVAGRVVFARNTGKLCFATLQDGDGTQLQAMISLDKVGQEALDAWKADVDLGDIVYVHGTVISSRRGELSVLADSWRMAAKALRPLPVAHKEMSEEARVRQRYVDLIVRPQARSVARQRIAVIRAIRNSLERRGFLEVETPMLQTLAGGAAARPFVTHSNALDIDLYLRIAPELFLKRCIVGGFDKVFEVNRVFRNEGTDSTHSPEFSMLETYQTYGTYDDSAVVTRELIQEVADEAIGTRELPMPDGSIYNIDGEWATLGMYSSLSDGLGEEITPEASVKRLRAIADQLGVEIPADRGFGHGKLVEELWEHVVGRSLTAPTFVRDFPVETTPLTRQHRSIAGVTEKWDLYLHGVELATGYSELTDPVIQRERFADQARAAAAGDDEAMKLDEDFLAALEFGMPPCTGTGMGIDRLLMCLTGLSIRETVLFPIVRPHSN
- a CDS encoding type III pantothenate kinase — protein: MLLAIDVRNTHTVVGLLSGVKDHAKVLQQWRIRTEPEVTADELALTIDGLIGEDSEQLTGAVALSTVPSVLHEVRIMLEQYWPSVPQVLIEPGVRTGIPLLVDNPKEVGADRIVNCLAAFSKFGKAAIVVDFGSSICVDVVSAKGEFLGGAIAPGVQVSSDAAAARSAALRRVELSRPRSVVGKNTVECMQAGAVFGFAGLVDGLVGRIRDDVKGFSADDDVAVVATGHTAPLLLPELHSVEHYDQHLTLHGLRLVFERNRDAQRGRLKTAR
- the panD gene encoding aspartate 1-decarboxylase, whose product is MLRTMLKSKIHRATVTQADLHYVGSVTIDADLMDAADLLEGEQVTIVDIDNGARLVTYAITGDRGSGIIGINGAAAHLVHPGDLVILIAYGTMEDAEARAYQPRIVFVDAANKQIDLGHDPAFVPDGVEELLDPRIGVR
- the panC gene encoding pantoate--beta-alanine ligase, which gives rise to MSAAKSPTFERDRLNVYAAPRQITEVTRALRHTGRRIMLVPTMGALHDGHLALVRAAKRVPGSVVVVSIFVNPLQFGANEDLDAYPRTLDDDLELLRGEGVEIVFAPTAAAMYSDGLRTTVQPGPLAAELEGAIRPTHFAGVLTVVLKLLQIVRPDRAFFGEKDYQQLVLIRQMVADLNVDTQIVGVPTVREADGLARSSRNRYLDPVQREAAVALSAALTAGAHAASHGVRAALDAARAVLDATPGLVVDYLQLRDTELGPEPTDGSGRLVVAARLGTTRLLDNVAIQIGNLAGTNGPDVQSQWRN
- a CDS encoding Rossmann-like and DUF2520 domain-containing protein, producing MEQFDGLRPARLKVGIISAGRVGTALGVALERADHVVVACSAISQASLQRAARRLPDTPVLAPPDVATGAELLLLAVTDSELAGLVSGLAATSAVRAGTIVAHTSGANGIAVLAPLTEQGCVPLAIHPAMTFTGSDEDIARLPDTCFGVTAADEVGYAIGQSLVLEMGGEPFCVREEARVLYHAALAHASNHLVTVLADALEALRAAVRGDELLGQQRVDNHPGGIAERIVGPLARAALENTLQRGQAALTGPVARGDAAAVAGHLRALAEADPQLAQAYRVNALRTAQRAHAPQDVVEVLAR
- a CDS encoding DUF6779 domain-containing protein codes for the protein MTVLSRGARVRRGGRRPGWVLLTTLLVLAIGASSALVFTDRVELLKLAVILALWAAVAGAFVSVLYRRQAEADQARARDMKLVYDLQLDREISARREYELTVESQLRRELAAEIHAQAADEIAALRAELSSLRANLEILFDTDLEQRPALETLDRESARALTDRTGHGAQNGEMPSADWVTSDRVTAVRRDDRPTRADDSAIIDVPEEPLLPPRPSAPVREYAPPRPPEPPFQQPEPPFQQPEPSFPQPEPAFAPRHRPPPVQQPVPPPPPAAGQSQPSPWQPVAAEGQWLPPGAPGSHWAPGDAADAPEQSGRRRRARHSESEEAGLPFGAVNVAPGENVQPGPNVPTAMNVRPNADVPPPGAAPPREAAAEYGGRRSRSRHSAEYRQYGVGNFGQPAESEAGARVDEPPPPPAQPAPEPAPPRLAPAPAPRHRSADEMGNVPDQTDPESGGQTVADLMARLQVQPGGGGRRRRRDG
- a CDS encoding DUF3180 domain-containing protein; the protein is MGPTRKRDLTAVAIGAAVLGYLLITVLYRWFPPITLWTGISLLVVAAAEWRWGRFVRTKIDDGEIGEGAGRLHPLAVARSLIVAKASAWVGALVLGWWLGVLVYFLPRRSLRVVAEDTSGAVVAAVSALALVFAALWLQHCCKSPPDPPEHGEGAES
- the folK gene encoding 2-amino-4-hydroxy-6-hydroxymethyldihydropteridine diphosphokinase, producing the protein MTRVVLSIGANLGDRLARLQSVITGLGDAVAASSQVYETDPWGGVEQDPFLNAVLIADDPACDARGWLRRAGEYERAAQREREVHWGPRTLDVDLIACYDADGEIISNERDLILPHPRAQLRAFVLIPWLDVDPGAELTLADGRHPVVELLYRLQPAGRAGVRPTSLTLSR
- the folB gene encoding dihydroneopterin aldolase is translated as MADRIELRGLVVRGRHGVFEHERSNGQDFVVDVIVWIDLAQAAASDDLTDTYDYSVLAQLAADVVGGTPRNLIETVGAEIADEVIKDERVHAVEVTVHKPQAPISQGFDDVAVVTRRSRRGGRGSVVPASV
- the folP gene encoding dihydropteroate synthase, coding for MSSAPVQVMGVLNVTEDSFSDGGRYLDPSGAVEHGLALAAQGAGVVDVGGASTRPGAIPVDPGIEARRVLPVIEGLAAQGITVSIDTMHAKVAAEALERGARIVNDVSGGRADPAMAPLLAEAKVPWVLMHWRPVSAERPHHVPAYRDVVSEVRADLLASVDDAVAAGVDPAMLVIDPGLGFAKTGQHNWALLHSLPELVGTGVPVLVGASRKRFLGALLADPDGTPRPPEGRDTATAVISALAALHGAWGVRVHDVRASADALEVIRAWGKGTATNG